In Aedes albopictus strain Foshan chromosome 3, AalbF5, whole genome shotgun sequence, the following are encoded in one genomic region:
- the LOC109401170 gene encoding lipoyl synthase, mitochondrial: MSQISSNLFKNTLQNGKLSCIKNPIQCKHTAVAANPLEKIRERLESGPSFQDFVQNPSYNRDDWAAYEGKLRREKGENDRLRLPPWLKTKIPMGKNFSRIKDQLRELKLATVCEEAKCPNIGECWGGGEHGTQTATIMLMGDTCTRGCRFCSVKTARAPPPLDPAEPTNTASAIASWGLDYIVLTSVDRDDLPDGGSNHIAATIREIKKQNPRIFVECLAPDFRGDMECVKTVALSGLDVYAHNIETVEALTPFVRDRRAHYRQSLKVLESIKEINPNMITKTSIMLGLGETDEQIEQTLKDLRSVGVDCLTLGQYMQPTKRHLKVIEYVTPEKFKHWETRGNELGFLYTASGPLVRSSYKAGEFFITSILKNRAEEAERRKKAAGAAAVSVKGAQPQ, encoded by the exons ATGTCGCAAATTTcgtcaaatttgttcaaaaataccCTGCAAAATGGGAAATTAAGTTGCATAAAG AACCCCATCCAGTGCAAGCACACGGCCGTCGCCGCCAATCCGTTGGAGAAGATCCGCGAACGGCTGGAGAGTGGGCCCAGTTTTCAGGATTTCGTACAGAACCCATCGTACAACCGGGATGATTGGGCCGCCTACGAGGGTAAGCTGCGTCGGGAGAAGGGCGAAAATGATCGACTTCGGTTGCCACCGTGGCTGAAGACGAAAATTCCGATGGGAAAGAACTTCAGTCGCATCAAGGACCAGTTGCGGGAGCTCAAGCTGGCCACCGTGTGCGAAGAGGCCAAGTGTCCCAATATTGGCGAATGCTGGGGCGGAGGAGAGCATGGAACGCAAACCGCAACCATCATG CTAATGGGTGACACCTGCACTCGTGGTTGCCGTTTCTGTAGCGTGAAAACAGCACGGGCTCCACCGCCCTTGGATCCTGCGGAACCAACAAACACGGCCTCGGCTATCGCCTCCTGGGGATTGGACTACATCGTCCTAACATCGGTGGATCGTGACGATTTGCCCGACGGAGGATCGAATCACATTGCGGCCACCATTCGGGAAATCAAGAAGCAAAATCCTCGGATCTTTGTGGAATGCTTGGCTCCGGATTTCCGCGGAGACATGGAGTGCGTTAAGACGGTTGCCCTGTCCGGGTTGGATGTCTATGCGCATAATATCGAAACGGTTGAAGCTTTGACGCCATTCGTGAGGGATCGTCGGGCGCACTATAGGCAGAGTTTGAAGGTTCTGGAAAGCATCAAGGAAATCAATCCGAACATGATTACGAAGACCTCCATTATGCTGGGTTTGGGTGAGACGGATGAACAAATTGAACAGACTCTGAAAG ATCTTCGTTCCGTCGGGGTGGATTGCCTCACTTTGGGACAGTACATGCAGCCCACCAAGCGGCACCTGAAGGTAATCGAATACGTTACGCCGGAAAAGTTCAAACACTGGGAGACACGTGGCAACGAGCTGGGATTCCTGTACACCGCCAGCGGTCCGTTGGTGCGCAGTTCCTACAAGGCGGGTGAATTTTTCATCACAAGCATTCTCAAGAACCGAGCCGAGGAAGCCGAGAGACGCAAAAAGGCCGCGGGGGCAGCGGCGGTGAGCGTGAAGGGTGCACAACCGCAGTAA